One genomic segment of Lysobacter sp. 5GHs7-4 includes these proteins:
- a CDS encoding XdhC/CoxI family protein: protein MPDSPSAAIPALPAAGGVRGILEAAVRAQQRGDPAALAVVLETEGSTYVHPGALALFGAREGQAGWLSGGCIEPEIETQAAIAARYGRVEWMDIDTRSDEDLFDGSAIGCRGRLRLALLPLASLRELPALVDEWRRGHGDLRLDIELNGAMRARVGDERQPWTLPVATPSWLGRGASAWQLEIARPPSVLVFGAGPESPSLLPLLRALGWVVSVVERRPRWLAHGTHADHAIARTPAQALATARAHDAALVMHHHFELDREALEALAASEIGFIGLLGPQQRREDLFRVLPEAARASLAPRLHSPIGLKLGGDGPEAIALSIAAQLQTLRYAAV, encoded by the coding sequence ATGCCCGACAGCCCGTCCGCCGCGATTCCCGCCCTGCCCGCCGCCGGCGGCGTGCGCGGCATTCTGGAAGCCGCGGTGCGCGCGCAGCAGCGCGGCGATCCGGCCGCGCTGGCGGTGGTGCTGGAAACCGAAGGCTCCACCTACGTGCATCCCGGCGCGCTGGCGCTGTTCGGCGCACGCGAAGGCCAGGCCGGCTGGCTCAGCGGCGGCTGCATCGAACCGGAGATCGAAACCCAGGCCGCGATCGCCGCGCGCTACGGCCGCGTCGAATGGATGGACATCGACACCCGCAGCGACGAGGACCTGTTCGACGGTTCGGCGATCGGCTGCCGCGGCCGCCTGCGCCTGGCGCTGTTGCCGCTGGCCTCGCTTCGCGAGCTGCCGGCGCTGGTCGACGAATGGCGGCGCGGCCACGGCGATCTGCGCCTGGACATCGAACTCAACGGCGCCATGCGCGCGCGCGTCGGCGACGAACGCCAGCCCTGGACGCTGCCGGTGGCGACGCCGTCGTGGCTGGGCCGCGGCGCGAGCGCTTGGCAGCTGGAGATCGCGCGGCCGCCGTCGGTGCTGGTGTTCGGCGCCGGTCCGGAATCGCCCAGCCTGCTGCCGCTGCTGCGCGCGCTGGGCTGGGTCGTCAGCGTGGTCGAACGCCGCCCGCGCTGGCTCGCGCACGGGACCCATGCCGACCACGCGATCGCGCGCACGCCCGCGCAAGCGTTGGCGACCGCGCGCGCGCACGACGCCGCGCTGGTCATGCACCACCATTTCGAACTCGACCGCGAAGCGCTGGAAGCGCTGGCCGCCAGCGAGATCGGTTTCATCGGCCTGCTCGGACCGCAGCAGCGCCGCGAGGATCTGTTCCGGGTGCTGCCCGAGGCCGCGCGCGCGTCGCTGGCGCCGCGCCTGCATTCGCCGATCGGCCTCAAGCTGGGCGGCGACGGACCGGAAGCGATCGCGCTGAGCATCGCCGCGCAGTTGCAGACGCTGCGCTACGCGGCCGTATGA
- a CDS encoding nucleotidyltransferase family protein has translation MSAAGANHAALILAAGGSRRLGRAKQSLRRDGETLLHRAVRLAAQTAPSRLLVVLGAQSEALRDGIADLGADIRINDDWERGLASSLQTGAAALSAHTGPVLILACDQPALELAHLQALLSGAARSRSGCAATRHDGAPGIPAVVSDELMTQARALRGDRGFGALLARLPPHELAWVDDPALGWDIDVEADVERAVALGLLDGGASA, from the coding sequence ATGAGCGCGGCCGGCGCGAATCACGCCGCGCTGATCCTGGCCGCCGGCGGCAGCCGCCGCCTGGGCCGCGCCAAGCAGAGCCTGCGCCGCGACGGCGAAACGCTGCTGCACCGCGCCGTGCGCCTGGCCGCGCAGACCGCGCCAAGCCGCCTGCTGGTGGTGTTGGGCGCGCAATCCGAGGCCCTGCGGGACGGCATCGCCGACCTGGGCGCGGACATCCGCATCAACGACGACTGGGAGCGCGGCCTGGCCAGCAGCCTGCAAACCGGAGCGGCGGCGCTGTCCGCGCACACGGGGCCGGTGCTGATCCTGGCCTGCGATCAGCCGGCACTGGAGCTGGCGCACCTGCAGGCATTGCTCAGCGGCGCCGCGCGCTCGCGCTCGGGTTGCGCCGCGACCCGCCACGACGGCGCGCCCGGCATTCCGGCGGTGGTATCGGACGAACTGATGACGCAGGCGCGCGCCTTACGCGGCGATCGCGGCTTCGGTGCGTTGCTGGCGCGCCTGCCGCCGCACGAACTGGCCTGGGTCGACGATCCCGCGCTGGGCTGGGACATCGATGTGGAAGCCGACGTCGAACGTGCCGTCGCGCTGGGCTTGCTGGATGGCGGCGCGAGCGCCTGA
- a CDS encoding LysR family transcriptional regulator — MNEQSLAWDDYRFILAVGRAGSLNGAAKRLRVSHPTVFRRINAIERSLGARLFERAREGYTATATGEEVIAVAAEIEQRIEATERRLSGLDAQPAGTLRVTTVEALLYGLMPPLLARFRKAYPRIVLELAADNAARDLSRREADVALRPGGQPPDTLIGRKIATIAAAVYRPRGLKLRANAALDEQDWVVPDDSLSHIAMAQWGIRHGHHRRAVLRSNSLLALRDAVAAGIGMAVLPCHLCDGDKRLVRVGEPIPELRSDLWLLTHPDLRRSARVKVFLDAMREGYAQLQPRLDGRG; from the coding sequence ATGAATGAACAATCCTTGGCCTGGGACGACTACCGCTTCATCCTCGCCGTAGGCCGCGCGGGCTCGCTCAACGGCGCGGCCAAGCGGCTGCGCGTCAGCCACCCCACGGTGTTCCGGCGCATCAACGCGATCGAGCGCAGCCTGGGCGCACGCTTGTTCGAACGCGCGCGCGAGGGCTACACCGCCACCGCCACCGGCGAAGAGGTGATCGCGGTGGCGGCCGAGATCGAACAGCGCATCGAGGCCACCGAACGCCGGCTGTCGGGACTGGATGCGCAACCGGCCGGCACCCTGCGCGTGACCACGGTGGAGGCGCTGCTGTACGGCCTGATGCCGCCGCTGCTGGCGCGGTTCCGCAAGGCCTATCCGCGCATCGTGCTGGAGCTGGCCGCCGATAACGCCGCGCGCGACCTCAGCCGGCGCGAGGCCGACGTGGCGCTGCGCCCGGGCGGGCAACCGCCGGACACCCTGATCGGCCGCAAGATCGCGACCATCGCGGCGGCGGTGTACCGGCCGCGCGGCCTGAAGCTGCGCGCGAATGCCGCGCTGGACGAGCAGGACTGGGTGGTGCCCGACGACAGCCTGTCGCATATCGCGATGGCGCAGTGGGGTATCAGGCACGGCCATCATCGGCGCGCGGTGCTGCGCAGCAACAGCCTGCTGGCGCTGCGCGACGCGGTCGCGGCCGGCATCGGCATGGCGGTGCTGCCCTGCCATCTGTGCGACGGCGACAAGCGCCTGGTGCGCGTGGGCGAACCGATCCCCGAGCTGCGTTCGGACCTGTGGCTGCTGACCCATCCCGACCTGCGCCGCAGCGCACGCGTCAAAGTGTTTCTGGACGCGATGCGCGAAGGCTACGCGCAGCTGCAGCCGCGGTTGGACGGACGCGGCTGA
- a CDS encoding carboxymuconolactone decarboxylase family protein, whose protein sequence is MNILTCTPDALHGRPPYFIRSTTMSQRLDTDTLLPSGLQALRSLHAAVHGSGLEAGLIHLINVRASQINGCGYCLWLHTREAIAHGETPERLQLLRVPEEGPFSERERAALAWTDAVTRVADAPVSDAVYERALAAFGLPDLGALNYAVIAINAWNRLAIPFRKAPPAKRAAQA, encoded by the coding sequence ATGAACATCCTAACCTGCACGCCGGACGCCCTGCACGGCCGCCCCCCCTACTTCATCCGGAGCACCACCATGTCGCAACGCCTCGATACCGACACCCTGCTGCCCAGCGGCCTGCAGGCCCTGCGCAGCCTGCACGCCGCGGTCCACGGCAGCGGCTTGGAAGCAGGACTGATCCACCTGATCAACGTGCGCGCCTCGCAGATCAACGGCTGTGGCTACTGTCTGTGGCTGCACACGCGCGAGGCCATCGCCCATGGCGAGACGCCGGAGCGCCTGCAACTGCTGCGGGTGCCCGAGGAGGGCCCCTTCAGCGAGCGCGAGCGCGCCGCGCTGGCCTGGACCGACGCGGTCACCCGCGTGGCCGACGCGCCGGTGAGCGACGCGGTCTACGAGCGCGCACTGGCGGCGTTCGGTTTGCCGGACCTGGGCGCGCTCAACTATGCGGTGATCGCGATCAACGCCTGGAACCGGCTCGCGATTCCGTTCCGCAAGGCGCCGCCCGCCAAGCGCGCCGCGCAGGCCTGA
- a CDS encoding class I SAM-dependent methyltransferase, with protein MRLQGSQQTLLITLYGKAMDNRSAQPLLHDELADEIVRRIDYDFGRFPLNPGQIAGLALRARVLDDWAREWLAQHPDTIVLHLGCGLDTRVFRINPPADLDWIDVDYPEVIELRRELMPERYGSYRMLAADASDPDWLAPIAGGRAVLVISEGLLPYLREADARALVQRVVDRFPRGQWLCDIYSRCAVRLLERSWVARRTGARFGDWGFDDPRQMEAWHPRLSFVDEPRLAQRPEVAALPPRQQWLYRTYDRWTWLRRLGRLARYRF; from the coding sequence GTGCGACTGCAAGGCAGCCAACAGACGTTGTTGATCACCCTGTACGGCAAAGCCATGGACAACCGTTCGGCGCAGCCGCTGCTGCACGACGAGCTGGCCGACGAGATCGTGCGCCGGATCGACTACGACTTCGGTCGCTTTCCGCTCAACCCCGGCCAGATCGCCGGGTTGGCGCTGCGCGCGCGGGTGTTGGACGACTGGGCGCGCGAGTGGTTGGCGCAGCATCCCGACACCATCGTGCTGCACCTGGGCTGCGGGCTGGACACGCGCGTGTTCCGGATCAATCCGCCGGCCGACCTGGATTGGATCGACGTCGATTACCCGGAAGTGATCGAGCTGCGCCGCGAGCTGATGCCCGAGCGCTACGGCAGCTACCGCATGCTCGCCGCCGACGCCTCCGATCCGGACTGGCTGGCGCCGATCGCGGGCGGGCGCGCGGTGCTGGTGATCAGCGAGGGACTGTTGCCGTATCTGCGCGAGGCCGATGCGCGCGCGCTGGTGCAGCGCGTGGTCGATCGCTTTCCGCGCGGGCAATGGCTCTGCGACATCTACAGCCGCTGCGCCGTGCGCCTGCTGGAGCGCTCCTGGGTCGCGCGCCGCACCGGCGCGCGTTTCGGCGACTGGGGCTTCGACGATCCGCGTCAGATGGAAGCCTGGCACCCGCGCCTGAGCTTCGTCGACGAGCCGCGCCTGGCGCAGCGGCCGGAGGTGGCCGCCTTGCCGCCGCGTCAGCAATGGCTGTACCGCACCTACGATCGCTGGACCTGGCTGCGCCGGCTCGGGCGCCTGGCGCGCTATCGCTTCTAG
- a CDS encoding bifunctional nicotinamide-nucleotide adenylyltransferase/Nudix hydroxylase, producing MDYDYLVFIGRFEPFHNGHAAVARLALSKARKIVFLVGSADTPRTTKNPFTVAERAVMIQSALADAAERLIVRPLRDRLYNESRWIAGVQRAVAEAIAADGGDAQARVGLIGQDKDASSYYLREFPQWDLVDVQHTATLSATELRRYLYEANQLDSHGGLMLIRANVPAPVFDMLEAFRKNSPAFKQLVAEHQFIDTYRAAWADAPYPPTFVTTDAVVVHSGHVLLVRRRAEPGKGLWALPGGFVGQDESLLDACLRELREETRLKLPLPVLKGSIRHQHVFDHPDRSQRGRTITHAFHFDFPSGELPHVRGGDDADKARWIPVSVALEMGPQLYEDHLHILEFFLGRG from the coding sequence ATGGACTACGACTACCTGGTTTTCATCGGGCGTTTCGAGCCGTTCCACAACGGCCACGCCGCGGTCGCCCGCCTTGCGCTGAGCAAGGCCCGCAAGATCGTCTTTCTGGTCGGCTCGGCCGACACCCCCCGCACCACCAAGAACCCCTTCACCGTGGCCGAACGCGCGGTGATGATCCAGTCCGCGCTCGCCGACGCGGCCGAGCGGCTGATCGTGCGGCCGTTGCGCGACCGTCTGTACAACGAGAGCCGCTGGATCGCCGGCGTGCAGCGCGCGGTGGCCGAGGCCATCGCCGCGGACGGCGGCGATGCGCAGGCACGGGTCGGCCTGATCGGCCAGGACAAGGACGCATCCAGCTACTACCTGCGCGAGTTTCCGCAGTGGGACCTGGTCGACGTGCAGCACACCGCCACCCTGTCGGCGACCGAACTGCGCCGGTATCTGTACGAAGCCAACCAGCTCGACAGCCACGGCGGCCTGATGCTGATCCGCGCCAACGTACCGGCGCCGGTATTCGACATGCTGGAGGCCTTCCGCAAGAACTCGCCGGCGTTCAAGCAACTGGTCGCCGAGCACCAGTTCATCGATACCTACCGCGCGGCCTGGGCCGACGCGCCGTATCCACCCACCTTCGTCACCACCGACGCGGTGGTCGTGCATTCCGGCCACGTGCTGCTGGTGCGGCGCCGCGCCGAGCCCGGCAAGGGCCTGTGGGCGCTGCCGGGCGGTTTCGTCGGTCAGGACGAAAGCCTGCTAGACGCCTGCCTGCGCGAGTTGCGCGAGGAAACCCGCCTCAAACTGCCGCTGCCGGTGCTGAAGGGTTCGATCCGTCACCAGCACGTGTTCGATCACCCCGACCGCAGCCAGCGCGGGCGCACCATCACCCACGCCTTCCACTTCGACTTCCCCAGCGGCGAGCTGCCCCACGTGCGCGGCGGCGACGACGCCGACAAGGCGCGCTGGATACCGGTCAGCGTGGCGCTGGAGATGGGCCCGCAACTGTACGAAGACCACCTGCACATCCTCGAGTTCTTCCTCGGCCGCGGTTGA
- a CDS encoding nicotinate phosphoribosyltransferase: MQCLNNLLLNTDSYKASHWLQYPPGTDATFFYVESRGGVYDRTVFFGLQAILKEYLGKPISHADIDEARDLYAAHGEPFNEDGWRYIVDRHGGLLPLRIRAVPEGTVVPTHQALVTIESTDPQAYWVPSYIETLLLRLWYPVTVATISWHAKQTIRQFLERTSDDPEGQLPFKLHDFGARGVSSAESAALGGVAHLVNFMGTDTVAGLLAARAYYHEPMAGYSIPAAEHSTITSWGREHEVDAYRNMLRQFAKPGAIVAVVSDSYDIFHAIHEHWGKTLREEVIASGATVVIRPDSGDPVDVVHQCLSLLDEAFGHTVNGKGYKVLNHVRVIQGDGINPTSIRAILERATSYGYATDNLAFGMGGALLQRLDRDTQKFALKCSAARVNGEWIDVYKDPVTDKGKASKRGRMTLLRHREYGHFKTVPVPAEAATLDEMQRPAGYDDAMVTVWENGRLLRDWRFDEVRALANAARL; this comes from the coding sequence ATGCAATGCCTGAACAACCTGCTGCTCAACACCGACAGCTACAAGGCCAGCCACTGGCTGCAGTACCCGCCCGGCACCGATGCCACGTTCTTCTACGTGGAATCGCGCGGCGGCGTCTACGACCGCACCGTGTTCTTCGGCCTGCAGGCCATCCTCAAGGAATACCTGGGCAAGCCGATCAGCCATGCCGACATCGACGAGGCGCGCGATCTCTACGCCGCCCACGGCGAACCGTTCAACGAGGACGGCTGGCGCTACATCGTCGACCGCCACGGCGGCCTGCTGCCGCTGCGCATCCGCGCCGTCCCCGAAGGCACGGTGGTGCCGACCCATCAGGCGCTGGTCACGATCGAATCCACCGACCCGCAGGCCTATTGGGTGCCGTCCTACATCGAGACCCTGCTGCTGCGTCTGTGGTACCCGGTGACGGTGGCCACGATCAGCTGGCACGCCAAGCAGACCATCCGCCAGTTCCTGGAACGCACCAGCGACGACCCGGAAGGCCAGCTGCCGTTCAAGCTGCACGACTTCGGCGCGCGCGGCGTGTCCAGCGCCGAATCCGCCGCGCTGGGCGGCGTCGCCCACCTGGTCAACTTCATGGGCACCGACACCGTGGCCGGCCTGCTCGCCGCGCGCGCCTACTACCACGAGCCCATGGCCGGGTATTCGATCCCGGCCGCCGAGCACAGCACCATCACCAGCTGGGGCCGCGAGCACGAGGTCGACGCCTACCGCAACATGCTGCGCCAGTTCGCCAAGCCCGGCGCGATCGTGGCCGTGGTGTCGGACAGCTACGACATCTTCCACGCCATTCACGAGCACTGGGGCAAGACGCTGCGCGAGGAGGTGATCGCCTCCGGCGCGACCGTGGTGATACGCCCGGACTCCGGCGATCCGGTCGACGTGGTGCATCAGTGCCTGAGCCTGCTCGACGAGGCCTTCGGCCATACCGTCAACGGCAAGGGCTACAAGGTGCTCAACCACGTGCGCGTGATCCAGGGCGACGGCATCAATCCGACCAGCATCCGCGCGATCCTGGAACGCGCGACCAGCTACGGCTACGCCACCGACAACCTCGCCTTCGGCATGGGCGGCGCGCTGCTGCAACGGCTGGACCGCGACACCCAGAAGTTCGCGCTGAAGTGCTCGGCCGCGCGCGTGAACGGCGAATGGATCGACGTCTACAAGGATCCGGTCACCGACAAGGGCAAGGCCAGCAAGCGCGGCCGCATGACCTTGCTGCGCCATCGCGAATACGGCCACTTCAAGACCGTGCCGGTGCCGGCCGAGGCGGCGACGTTGGACGAGATGCAGCGCCCGGCCGGCTACGACGATGCCATGGTCACGGTCTGGGAGAACGGTCGCCTGCTGCGCGATTGGCGCTTCGACGAGGTGCGCGCGCTGGCGAACGCGGCGCGCCTGTAA
- a CDS encoding rhodanese-like domain-containing protein, with the protein MDMLLHLIESYGLLVVFVAVLLDQGGVPVPAYPPIIVTAAVAVDRGESLLAIVLIASAAAVLADWLWFLGGRRFGDALLRLMCRLSLSPDSCVLTTRGVYARWGAPSLIVAKFVPGFAAVATTLAGDTGTSARRFLLFDAIGALLWASVAVAVGAVFHRAVNEVLERLEALGHYALPVLLALIVALVAYKWLRRQWFLRQLRMARITVDELYGMIEGGSGPTILDIRRAESRAESGWIPGAIFVATLSDAPLVPADEVIVYCDCPNEASAAVLAQELRRRGFKRVRPLAGGFAAWAAQGHAVERA; encoded by the coding sequence ATGGACATGCTGCTGCACCTGATCGAAAGCTACGGCCTGCTCGTGGTGTTCGTCGCCGTGCTGCTGGATCAGGGCGGCGTGCCGGTGCCGGCCTATCCGCCCATCATCGTCACCGCCGCGGTCGCGGTGGACCGCGGCGAAAGCCTGCTGGCGATCGTGCTGATCGCCTCGGCGGCGGCGGTGCTGGCCGACTGGCTGTGGTTCCTGGGCGGGCGCCGCTTCGGCGATGCGCTGCTGCGGCTGATGTGCCGGCTGTCGCTGTCGCCGGACTCCTGCGTGCTGACCACGCGCGGCGTGTACGCGCGCTGGGGCGCGCCGTCGCTGATCGTGGCCAAGTTCGTGCCCGGCTTCGCCGCCGTGGCGACCACCCTGGCCGGCGATACCGGCACCAGCGCGCGCCGCTTCCTGCTGTTCGATGCGATCGGCGCGCTGCTGTGGGCGTCGGTAGCGGTGGCGGTGGGCGCGGTGTTCCATCGCGCGGTCAACGAGGTGCTGGAACGCCTGGAGGCGCTGGGCCATTACGCCCTGCCGGTGCTGCTGGCGCTGATCGTGGCTTTGGTCGCCTACAAGTGGCTGCGCCGGCAGTGGTTCCTGCGCCAACTGCGCATGGCGCGGATCACGGTCGACGAGCTCTACGGCATGATCGAAGGTGGCAGCGGCCCGACCATCCTCGACATCCGCCGCGCCGAAAGCCGCGCCGAGTCCGGCTGGATCCCGGGCGCGATCTTCGTCGCCACGCTGTCGGACGCGCCGCTGGTGCCGGCCGACGAAGTCATCGTGTACTGCGACTGCCCCAATGAAGCCTCGGCCGCGGTGTTGGCGCAGGAACTGCGGCGGCGCGGCTTCAAGCGCGTGCGCCCGCTCGCCGGCGGCTTCGCGGCTTGGGCGGCCCAAGGCCACGCGGTCGAGCGCGCCTGA
- a CDS encoding VOC family protein codes for MQLSALHHVALICSDYTRSKRFYTQVLGLRVIAEAYRAARDSYKLDLALPDGSQLELFSFPEPPPRPSYPEACGLRHLAFEVPDIDAAVSELRTHAVAVEPVRIDEYTGRRYTFFADPDGLPLELYERAQE; via the coding sequence ATGCAGCTTTCCGCTCTACACCACGTCGCGCTGATCTGCTCCGACTACACGCGTTCCAAGCGCTTCTATACCCAGGTGCTGGGCCTGCGCGTGATCGCCGAGGCCTACCGCGCCGCGCGCGATTCCTACAAGCTCGACCTGGCCCTGCCCGACGGCAGCCAGCTGGAACTGTTCTCGTTCCCCGAGCCGCCGCCGCGCCCGTCCTACCCCGAAGCCTGCGGCCTGCGTCATCTGGCGTTCGAAGTGCCCGACATCGACGCCGCGGTGAGCGAGTTGCGGACGCATGCGGTGGCGGTGGAACCGGTGCGCATCGACGAATACACCGGCCGCCGCTACACCTTCTTCGCCGATCCCGACGGCTTGCCGCTGGAGCTGTACGAACGCGCGCAGGAGTAA
- a CDS encoding diguanylate cyclase yields the protein MPSTTFASDLTQSRLRFIRRIRRMRSIGLGIGMLCVGSALYAAQAPPAVWALLAFNGLVWPHLAYALARRHAHPERIEFRSLTVDSAMGGVWIALMQFNLLPSVLLAVMLTMDKLSVGGPRFASRALLWMMAACAATAALNGFAFAPHSGQLEILGSLPLLIAYPLTIGIATWELGHKVRVQNKLLREVAVVDFASGLANRRHWLEVVRGELARHQRTQRPATLMMIDIDHFKQINDSQGHTVGDQVIEEFAALLQRCLRETDTAGRYGGDEFAVVLPGSDLHDAQHVAQRALEQVRERLFAQGLRCSISIGAASAGPSTPDAGAWIRKADTALYRAKAAGRDRVELAE from the coding sequence ATGCCGTCCACCACCTTCGCCTCCGACCTGACGCAATCGCGCCTGCGCTTCATCCGGCGCATCCGCCGCATGCGCAGCATCGGCCTGGGCATCGGCATGCTGTGCGTGGGCTCGGCCCTGTACGCCGCCCAGGCGCCGCCGGCGGTCTGGGCCCTGCTCGCCTTCAACGGCCTGGTCTGGCCGCACCTGGCCTATGCGCTGGCGCGCCGGCACGCGCACCCGGAACGGATCGAATTCCGCAGCCTGACCGTGGACTCGGCCATGGGCGGGGTGTGGATCGCGCTGATGCAGTTCAACCTGCTGCCGTCGGTGCTGCTGGCGGTGATGCTGACCATGGACAAGCTCAGCGTCGGCGGCCCGCGTTTCGCTTCGCGCGCGCTGCTGTGGATGATGGCGGCCTGCGCGGCCACCGCGGCCCTCAACGGGTTCGCGTTCGCGCCGCACAGCGGCCAGTTGGAGATCCTGGGCTCGCTGCCGCTGCTGATCGCCTACCCGCTGACCATCGGCATCGCCACCTGGGAACTCGGCCACAAGGTGCGGGTGCAGAACAAGCTGCTGCGCGAGGTCGCGGTGGTGGACTTCGCCTCCGGCCTGGCCAATCGCCGGCATTGGCTGGAAGTGGTGCGCGGCGAACTCGCGCGCCATCAGCGCACCCAGCGCCCGGCGACGCTGATGATGATCGACATCGATCACTTCAAGCAGATCAACGACAGCCAGGGCCACACGGTCGGCGACCAAGTGATCGAGGAATTCGCCGCGCTGCTGCAGCGCTGTCTGCGCGAGACCGACACCGCCGGCCGCTACGGCGGCGACGAATTCGCGGTGGTGCTGCCCGGCTCGGACCTGCACGATGCCCAGCACGTGGCGCAACGCGCGCTGGAGCAGGTGCGCGAACGCCTGTTCGCGCAGGGCCTGCGCTGCTCGATCAGCATCGGCGCGGCCTCGGCCGGACCGTCCACACCCGATGCCGGGGCCTGGATCCGCAAGGCCGACACCGCCCTGTACCGGGCCAAGGCCGCCGGCCGCGACCGGGTCGAACTGGCGGAATGA
- a CDS encoding DUF4031 domain-containing protein, with protein sequence MTVYVDDAVWPWRGERWAHLMADTLDELHAFAQRLGLPRRAFQDKASGAHYDVNTALRQRAIALGAVAISRHRERELVRAVIANAKAQGRGERP encoded by the coding sequence ATGACCGTCTACGTCGACGATGCCGTCTGGCCCTGGCGCGGCGAGCGCTGGGCGCACCTGATGGCCGATACCCTGGACGAGCTGCACGCCTTCGCGCAGCGTCTGGGCCTGCCGCGGCGCGCGTTCCAGGACAAGGCCAGCGGCGCGCACTACGACGTCAACACGGCGCTGCGCCAGCGCGCGATCGCCCTGGGCGCGGTCGCGATCTCGCGCCACCGCGAACGCGAGCTGGTGCGCGCGGTGATCGCCAACGCCAAGGCGCAAGGCCGCGGCGAGCGGCCATAA
- a CDS encoding ABC transporter permease → MNVHAIRAIYYFEMHRTWRTLMQSIASPVLSTSLYFIVFGSAIGSRMVEIDGIRYGAYIVPGLIMLALLTESISNASFGIYMPKFTGTIFEILSAPISFVEVVLGYVGAAATKSVILGLIMLATARLFVPFEIAHPFWMVGFLVLTAVSFSLFGFIIGVWADGFEKLQIIPMMVITPLAFLGGSFYSIHMLPPLWQKISLFNPVVYLVSGFRWSFYGVSDVSIAVSVGMTAAFLLLCLLAIWLIFRTGYKLKT, encoded by the coding sequence ATGAACGTGCATGCCATCCGCGCCATCTACTACTTCGAGATGCACCGCACCTGGCGCACCCTGATGCAGAGCATCGCCTCGCCGGTGCTGTCGACCTCGCTGTACTTCATCGTGTTCGGTTCGGCGATCGGTTCGCGCATGGTCGAGATCGACGGCATCCGCTACGGCGCCTACATCGTGCCGGGCCTGATCATGCTGGCGCTGCTGACCGAGAGCATTTCCAACGCCTCCTTCGGCATCTACATGCCCAAGTTCACCGGCACCATCTTCGAGATCCTGTCGGCGCCGATCTCCTTCGTCGAGGTGGTGCTGGGCTACGTGGGCGCTGCGGCGACCAAGTCGGTGATCCTGGGCCTGATCATGCTGGCCACGGCGCGCCTGTTCGTGCCGTTCGAGATCGCGCATCCGTTCTGGATGGTGGGTTTCCTGGTGTTGACCGCGGTGAGTTTCAGCCTGTTCGGCTTCATCATCGGCGTGTGGGCCGACGGTTTCGAGAAGCTGCAGATCATTCCGATGATGGTGATCACGCCGCTGGCCTTCCTGGGCGGCAGCTTCTATTCGATCCATATGCTGCCGCCGTTGTGGCAGAAGATCTCGCTGTTCAATCCGGTGGTCTACCTGGTCAGCGGTTTCCGCTGGAGCTTTTATGGCGTTTCCGACGTCAGCATCGCGGTCAGCGTGGGCATGACGGCGGCGTTTCTGCTGCTGTGCCTGCTGGCGATCTGGTTGATCTTCCGCACGGGGTACAAGCTCAAGACCTGA